GAAGAGATGTAACTTCTAACTGCACCATACAATGTAAATTTTGGGAATGTGGACACATTATGCCTCAACGTTGATGGCCCTGTGTTGTCAGTAGTAGCACgataaaatgtgaaaaatacGTATCAACTTGTTTTGGTAGAGACAGTTTGTATTCAAACATGCTTCATTTTCCACCGTGAATGGGTAATCTGCAATTACGAAAGAACTGATTAACAATGAGCAGAAAAAACGACAAAGCTAATGAGCTATGAAGTTAACATTAAGATTTTTGTCGCAAATATAGTTTTTGTGCCTTCACAGGAAAATAAGagaatttgatttctttttagtAAATATGGGTCGTGTTATCAGAGGTCAGCGAAAGGGTGCTGGGGGTATTTTCAAGGCCCATACCAAGAAGAGAAAAGGAGCACCAAAACTGCGCAAACTGGACTACTCAGAACGTAATGGCTACCTAAAGGGTGTTGTCAGGCAGATCATTCACGACCCTGGTCGTGGGGCACCCTTAGCTGTGGTCACCTTCCGGGATCCATACAAGTACAGGCAAAGGAAGGAGTTATTTATCGCCACTGAAGGAATGTATACTGGGCAGTATATTTTCTGTGGAAAGGGAGGTCAGTTTGTGGGTTTCTGTTGTGCTTAAGGACGGTatctactattgttattgagcatacgttctgcgcatctccagatactcggatttcctatcgccaatgcttactaatacagggctctttttgcgcagtttaaaactatctggataaagtagatcttagtaagtactcttggtatccaaaaagaaaattgggggtaaccatgcattttttagAGGTAATTaatcaatttgagaaagaacgccatacattgtgttgtattttaaagctttttacagatattattcatcaattatctttgaaaaatgtgcggttacccccaattttctttttggatttcaataggacttgttaagatctacatttcctgcataatcacacaccagggaaaaaatatctttaattagtaggcaccgtccttaagcaaaAGATTATCTTGAACATTTCGAAGTGAGCTGGTatcctatttaacttgtcttgaCACTAAcacatttttattgtaatatcTTTTCTCTAGTAGAGacaatttgtttgaaaatctcAGACAGACCACTGCCCTGGCAtgtgaaatgttcacttctgGTTTCTATCTGTGGCTCAAAGATCTTGTTtccttaagctcccttttaTTTTAATCAGAAAAAAGGGTCATAGGAATATTAAGACCTTTGCAGAATAACCTTCCAAAGTGGAGTTTGAGAATAAACATATAGACTTTTCAGATTATTGTAGGTCTGTTTCTTTGGTGTAgaaatttcttcttcaaaatCAGATCCTCAGAAATAAtaggttaattttttttgttggtttctaaaaaggcttttttctTGTTGGTTCTATGTTATTAAAAAACTCATGTGCTATGTCATGAGAAAATTTGCTTTATTAGCTTCTGTAATAGTCAAGCGAATAAACAGAAAATGTatgctttcatgggatttgattGTCTTGTTGAAAGGAGTCCTGTTGGTAgtgactgatgtttcaacaTCCTGAGTGGAAGTCATCTTAAGAGTCAAGTGAAGGTTGGAAATTCAAACGACTATAGTGATTGCTCTGGtttttgttgtgattggtaGTTGACACAAGTGCAGTTTATTGCAGTTTATATATGTATGACTTCCAATCAGGATGTTGAAATGTTAGTcaccaacagtccttctcaggacccCTTACTCCTGGACAATCAAATTCCATTGAGGGACATAATTCCTGGgttcaaactgttttctaGAAAATGTGTGTTTGGGCCTAGGGACCAATACACTGATTACATTCCTGATGAGTACAGAGTATCGAATCGTTTTATTGGTGACGGTTGTTGATGCACTTGTGCAAAGTTTTTTTGGTCTTGTTATTGTTTCAGCAAGCCTACAAATTGGCAACTGCTTGCCTATTGGTGTCATGCCAGAAGGAACCATAATCTGCAACATGGAGGAGAAAGCAGGTGACAAAGGCAAACTTGCTCGTACATCAGGAAACTATGCTACAGTTGTCTCGCATAACCCAGATACAAAGAAGACGCGTGTGAAGCTTCCGTCAGGAGTGAAAAAAGTGTACAATTCTGCAAATCGTGCCATGATTGGTATTGTTGCTGGTGGTGGTCGCATTGATAAGCCCTTGCTAAAAGCTGGACGGGCATATCACAAGTACAAAGTCAAGAGGAACTGCTGGCCACGTGTCCGGGGTGTGGCTATGAATGTAAGTAGGGCTGTTTTGGGATCATTGAAGAACAGGATTCTTAGTCAgggctcaaaaactaagaaAGCATGGACGTTGCACTTGAGCAACtaaagctgaaattttggtCACCAGAGggaaaaagttgttttgacTGAAATGAATTTAGCTGGACTTTCTgtttaaattacaaatttcgttttcttaaaccttaatcttgtgaaaaatccgcCTTTAACGGTTAATAAATAACtaaaatttttcactaatccaggattagcttaatggTGGCTTTGGACAACTGAACTTGGACGTCTGATTCAGTTGAATTGAACTTTCGTTAACATCATCACTAACGTTTCCTCTTTGCTTTGTAGCCTGTAGAACATCCTCATGGTGGTGGTAACCATCAACATATTGGTACTCCTTCGACTGTCCGCCGAGACACACCTGCTGGACGCAAGGTTGGATTGATTGCTGCTCGTCGTACTGGTCTCATCAGAGGAGGAAAGAAACCTGTCAAGTCTGACAAAGAAAACGATTAAACTGTACAACTCTGTTCCAATAAAATTCACTCCATATTTGATTGTCTTTCTTCTAATTTATTGGCATTGATGGACACTTGTTGTCTTAgttaaatgcaaaatttacacaGTATTTgattgtcctttaattctgtGGCATTGATTGAGTGTTGTCATGACTCGAGATAGGCTACTATTTGGATgtcaaaacttttgttttaaaagatgTTGGCTGTAAGTCGGGGTGTAGAAGGATATCCCTCAATGTATGTTCTTTGAGTTAGTTAATCAATGTCTGGGAAAAGTCATTTGCAAGTATCCTGAACGGTTTATCATTCCAGGCAAAAATAAATGGAATTTGAAGAAACCGTCTAAGAACATTCCCACAACATTTTCATCGAAAGTGAATGAAATTTCACACAAATCAAAGGTACCAGATAATAATGTAAACGTTTATTTCAGTCTTGCAAATACTGCCTAGCTTAGCATTGATCGCCGACACCTGAATTTGAATCAGTTCGCATAAGTAGTGTATCCTCACCCATCCCTACACAGGACGTATTTTTGGTTAATGCCAAAACGAGGCTGTTTCCCAGTATGTTGAAATGCTACTCGACCAATATGGCGGAAGCTCTAAGGGAGTTGCATGGTTAACGTCCTTCCACAGAATGCATAGGTGCAAGAAAGGATTGTGTTTGCCCAACTAGTGTCAACGAGATGCCTACAGGTGAAAGACTACCTTGTCAGAAAGAAGCCTGTGCTATTCAGAAGTGTCTTCAAGGTACGATTGCTTCGAGACTTGAAAACTCCTCTTTGTACATGTATATAACTTACTAATTACTTTGTCATGTAGATATGAGCgaaattaacattattatGGCGTTGCCTATTCTCCTTGTTGCTCAGAACAAAACTACCAAGAAGAAAGATGCAGGCTGGTGATTGAAGCCATGAGGAAATGCTGCAAAAGAGAGTCCGCGATAAACACTAAACTTTGCTTGGGCTTTAAAGAACCCCCTGAATAGCAcgacttgaaaaatgtttcaaacaTGCTTAGCTGCTCCGATGGTGGTCTTGTGACCCGTCATCTGTTTCTTTCCGGAGAAGAAACTATGGGGAATCAGTCATTTCGTCACGAGGAGGTTTCGCTACCAGTCAACTCACCACTAAGATTTGGTCGTTCTTGAAACACAAACGTCGAATGCGTTTGATGAAGTTTTGAGGTGGCAGGTCTCCGTGGTGACGAAATGACCATTAGCTAAATTGCACACCTCACCTATTGTCATGGAGAGGGAATTTTGGTCTTACAACCATCAGAGATGTGTAAAAAACACagaatgttttattttatattattatttttttcatagtaGATCAACTGAAAGGTTGACAATGTAGTAGGGAATACTCAAGCAAGCTGCAAGGATAGGGTTGGAATAAAAAATTCCTTCCACAGTTGTTTCATTCCATAGCACCACTCAAAA
This sequence is a window from Acropora palmata chromosome 9, jaAcrPala1.3, whole genome shotgun sequence. Protein-coding genes within it:
- the LOC141892056 gene encoding large ribosomal subunit protein uL2-like; this translates as MGRVIRGQRKGAGGIFKAHTKKRKGAPKLRKLDYSERNGYLKGVVRQIIHDPGRGAPLAVVTFRDPYKYRQRKELFIATEGMYTGQYIFCGKGASLQIGNCLPIGVMPEGTIICNMEEKAGDKGKLARTSGNYATVVSHNPDTKKTRVKLPSGVKKVYNSANRAMIGIVAGGGRIDKPLLKAGRAYHKYKVKRNCWPRVRGVAMNPVEHPHGGGNHQHIGTPSTVRRDTPAGRKVGLIAARRTGLIRGGKKPVKSDKEND